The sequence CCGAAGATGGCGTGACGATGACCGGTTGGATGGCGAAGCCTAACAACTTTGACTCTACGAAAAAATATCCTGTTGTATTTTATGTATACGGTGAACCGGCTGGTGCTACTACGCTGGATCAATATGGTGCGGGTTACAATCACCTGTACAATGGCGATATGGCGGCAGATGGTTACATCTATGTGTCTATGGACAACAGGGGTACTCCTCAACCAAAAGGCAGAACCTGGCGCAAGTCAATCTATCGTAAGGTCGGTATGCTGAATGCCCGGGATCAGGCCATGGGAGCGAAGGAGTTGTTCAAAGAACACCGTTATATGGACACTTCCCGTGTAGCCGTATGGGGTTGGAGTGGTGGTGGTTCAATGACACTGAACCTCATGTTCCAGTATCCTGAAATTTATAAAACAGGTATCGCGATTGCGGCAGTTGGTAATCAGCTGACTTACGATAATATTTACCAGGAGCGTTACATGGGATTGCCTGAAGAAAACAGGGAAGATTTTGTAAAGGGATCACCAATCACCTATGCGAAAAACCTGCGTGGTAACCTGTTGTATATACATGGTACAGGTGATGACAACGTACATTATCAAAATGCGGAGATGCTGCTGAATGAGCTGATCAAATACGATAAGATCTTCCAGTTCATGGCGTATCCAAATCGTACGCATGGTATCAGTGAAGGGGAAGGTACCAGAAGACATTTATCTACTTTGTATACTAATTATTTGAAAGAACATTGTGCGCCGGGCGCCAGGTAATTTAATTTATGTCAAGAAGTAAAATCTTTGGACTGTTATCAGTCGTTGTCGTTATTGTGTGCACATTCCTGCCATGGATCACAGTTGTGGGGGAGGGCAAGGAACTTGTTTTTACCGGGTTGCGGACCTATGGTTCTAATTTCGGTGAGCCGGGGAAAGTGAATGTTTTCTTTGCGGTGGTGATAGGGATATTGTTTATGATAAAGGGGAAAATGCCTCCAAGGTTCAATTTGTTTTTGGCGGCGTTTCTGGCGGCATGGACGTTTAGGAACCTGTTGTTGTTTAGCCGGTGTGAGATGGGGGTGTGTCCGGACAGGCATATTGCTTTGTTCCTGTGTTTTGTAGCGGCATTGGGAGCGTTTGTCTGTGTGTTGTTTACCACTGATGGGAAGGCGGAAAAGAAAGATGCTTAGGTAAAGCTTTAGTGAAGGCCCCAAATTATCGGCAGGGAATTCCGATTAAAAGAAAGATTCATATTGGTATCGGTAACGGAATTATCGTAGTAGATTATTTCCGTTACCGATACCATTGAAATCAAAGACTAGCGGAAGATCATGGCCATGATCCATGCGCCAAAATACACTGCACTTGTGTAGCCGATATTCCGTAAGATAACTGGCAATGCCGGCTGGCTGGTCATTTTGGACTTTATAAAACTAAATACTATCATCAGTACGAAACAGAAAGTAACACTGTTCTGTGCTGCCCGATAGAAATTCTCATTTTTCAGATAAGGCAGCAGGGGCAGAATACCTCCAACCAGAAAGAAGACCCCTGTAATCACTGCACTCAGCAGTGCACGTCCCAGATTGAAATGGGTCACTTGCACCTGTTCCTCCTGTAAAGTATTTTCCCAGTCATTTGCATCTTTTTCCATTTCGCTGGCAATGTCGGCGATGATGTGATGGCCTATTTCCAGGTCTTCCAGTTTCTGGCGCTCTTCGGCAGAGAGGGTGCCAACGTCATGCTGGGTGTCGCCTTTGTTAGCATAAAAAGCAGTGATCATTACGAGTAGACTGCCAACGAGCCAGATCAGGGTATTGATGGTATAGAATCGCTGTATAGTAATGTTCAGGTCGTGTGACAGGAAGGTGGTGAAAAACAGTAATAGCAGGCCTTCCGGAAAGCCGATGATGAAATCCGTTTTCCAACCGGTGCTTCGGATAGTTTTAATATTTTCGGACATGCAGTTATGTAGGATTGTAGATGAGTCGTTTGCTACCATGCCTGATGGTATTATTTCAGGAGCATGACTTAATGAAATAAGTTATCAAGGAATGTGCCTGACGTTATGAAATCTCAGGAACCCACCTGATTTTATAATCATGGTGGAAGTAAACCTTATCCTTCCTCATTCACTCAGCTCCTATAAGATTTCCAGGCTCTTACCGATGATCTCCACGCTTTCCATGACCTGTGCGGCGGTAATCAACAAAGGCGGTGCAAACCGAATCTTATCTCCATGAGTTGGTTTTGCCAGCAAGCCATTCTCTTTCAGCGTCAGGCATAGATCCCATGCAGCTTCCGGATTTGGATGATTGATGACAATGGCATTTAGGAGACCTTTCCCCCTGATAGTTCCGATATGTGGGGAGGCCAATGCGGCCAGTTCCGTTCTTAACAATTCTCCCATGGCAGCGGCATTCTCCGCCATATTTTCCGTTTTGAGCACGGTAAGGGCAGCGATCGCTACTTTACAGGCAAGAGGGTTACCGCCATAGGTACTACCATGCTCTCCTGGTTTAATAGTCAACATGATCTCATCATTGGCCAGTACGGCAGCTACGGGCAATAAACCTCCGGAAAGGGCTTTGCCAAGAATGAGGATATCCGGATGTACATTTTCATGATCACAAGCCAGCATTTTGCCGGTTCGGGCAAGGCCGGTCTGGATTTCATCGGCAATAAAGAGCACCTGGGCATCTTCGCAGTACTGGCGGGCTTTGGAAAGGTAGCCTTCATCAGGTACTACTACACCTGCTTCACCCTGGATGGGTTCTAATAAGAATCCAGCCACGTTTTTATCCTGCAGCGCTTTTTCAAGAGCAGGCAGGTTATTATATGGAATCACTTCATAGCCGGGCATGAAGGGACCAAAGTCTGTACGCGAACCGGGATCAGTGCTGAAAGAAATGACATTCAGGGTACGGCCGTGGAAATTGTTGGCACATACGATGATCTTTGCTTTGTTTACAGGAATGCCTTTTACGACATATCCCCAGCGGCGGGTCAGCTTGAGGGCTGTTTCGACAGCTTCCACCCCCGTGTTCATGGGGAGGACTTTGTCATAGCCAAAGTAGTTGGTGATAAATGCTGCATATTCACCCAGCACGTCATTGTGAAAGGCACGGGAGGTCAGGGTCAGTTTCTGCGCCTGATCAATGAGTGCCTGTACAAGTATCGGGTGGCAGTGCCCCTGGTTGACAGCGGAGTAGCCGGAGAGGAAATCATAATATCTTTTTCCGTCTACATCGTAGAGGAATACGCCTTCGCCGCGATCCAGTACCACAGGTAGCGGGTGGTAATTGTGTGCGCCGTATTGTTCTTCCAGGTCCAGGTAATGCCGGGTCTTTTCACTTATCTTGAATGATTGTAACATACATTACAAAAGTACGGTTTATAGAGAAGGGTTGGCGAAAAAATCGCTGCAACCTTTGGCAGAAGCGATTTTTTTCGCGGTGCGCATTGGCCTGCGACCGGCTAAAGTCAAATAAAGTGGCTGGCTAAAAAGCGGCTATTAGTTTTTGAGTTTTGTTACCAATTGGATGTATTCTTCCATAGCGGCATCTGAAGTTTTTCCTCTCAATTCCTCCCATGCCTGATACTTTGCTTTTGCGACAAAGTCAAAAGGGTTTGCTGGTGGCTCAGCCGTATTATCGCCCTCCGTTGCCTGCTTATATAGGGAATATAATTGTAATAATACCTCATTGGAGGGCTTTTCAGACAATGTTTTGCTGTCGGCAACGGCGGTTTCGAATTGTGCTTTGAGGTCCATATTATATGTTTGTATTAAATATAGCCAAAATAGTATGAAATACCCGGGCCCGACATATTCAGGAATAGCAAAATTTAAATACCTTTGCGGCTTGACGCGGGGCGGAAGAAACGTCTTGTTTTATAAGCATATATGAAGAATATCAGGAATTTTTGCATCATTGCGCACATTGACCACGGTAAAAGTACATTGGCCGACAGGCTATTAGAGCATACCAAGACCATTTCCGAAAGGGATATGCAGGCGCAGGTCCTGGATGATATGGATCTCGAAAGAGAAAAGGGTATTACTATTAAGAGTCATGCCATCCAGATGAACTATACGTCCAATGGACAGCAATATGTATTTAACCTCATTGATACCCCCGGTCACGTGGACTTCTCTTACGAAGTATCCCGCGCACTGGCTGCCTGCGAAGGCGCTCTGTTGCTCGTAGACGCTGCCCAGGGTATTCAGGCACAGACTATCTCTAACCTGTATCTGGCACTGGAAAACGACCTGGAAATCATCCCGGTTATTAATAAAATCGATATGGAAGGGGCTATGATCCCCGAAGTAAAGGACCAGATCATCGAGCTGATCGGCTGTAAGGAAGAAGAAATTCTACTGGCCTCCGGTAAGTCCGGTATCGGTATCGAAGAAATTCTGCAGGCCATCGTAACCCGTATTCCAGCTCCGAAAGGCAATCCGGAAGCTCCGTTACAGGCGCTGATCTTTGATAGCGTGTTCAACTCCTTCCGTGGTATCATTGCTTATTATAGAATTTATAACGGAATCATCAAGAAAGGTGAGAAAATCCGTTTCGTAAATACCGGTCAGGAATACTTTGCCGATGAGGTAGGTGTACTGAAACTGGGCCTTTCTCCTCAAAAGGAAGTGAAAACAGGTGATGTGGGTTATATCATCACCGGTATTAAGAACGCCAAAGAGGTAAAGGTGGGTGATACCATCACCAGCATGGCAAACCCTTCCCTCGAAAGTATCAAAGGTTTCGAGGAAGTAAAGCCAATGGTATTTGCCGGTATTTTCCCGGTAAACACTGAAGACTTCGAAGAGCTGCGTGACTGTATGGAGAAACTGCAGCTAAACGATGCTTCCCTGACTTTCGAACTGGAAACATCCCAGGCGCTGGGCTTTGGTTTCCGATGCGGATTCCTGGGTATGCTGCATATGGAGATCATCCAGGAAAGGCTGGAAAGAGAGTTTAACCAAACGGTGATCACTACCGTACCGAACGTAAGCTTTA is a genomic window of Chitinophaga sp. LS1 containing:
- a CDS encoding VIT1/CCC1 transporter family protein, which gives rise to MSENIKTIRSTGWKTDFIIGFPEGLLLLFFTTFLSHDLNITIQRFYTINTLIWLVGSLLVMITAFYANKGDTQHDVGTLSAEERQKLEDLEIGHHIIADIASEMEKDANDWENTLQEEQVQVTHFNLGRALLSAVITGVFFLVGGILPLLPYLKNENFYRAAQNSVTFCFVLMIVFSFIKSKMTSQPALPVILRNIGYTSAVYFGAWIMAMIFR
- a CDS encoding acyl-CoA-binding protein, whose product is MDLKAQFETAVADSKTLSEKPSNEVLLQLYSLYKQATEGDNTAEPPANPFDFVAKAKYQAWEELRGKTSDAAMEEYIQLVTKLKN
- the lepA gene encoding translation elongation factor 4 — encoded protein: MKNIRNFCIIAHIDHGKSTLADRLLEHTKTISERDMQAQVLDDMDLEREKGITIKSHAIQMNYTSNGQQYVFNLIDTPGHVDFSYEVSRALAACEGALLLVDAAQGIQAQTISNLYLALENDLEIIPVINKIDMEGAMIPEVKDQIIELIGCKEEEILLASGKSGIGIEEILQAIVTRIPAPKGNPEAPLQALIFDSVFNSFRGIIAYYRIYNGIIKKGEKIRFVNTGQEYFADEVGVLKLGLSPQKEVKTGDVGYIITGIKNAKEVKVGDTITSMANPSLESIKGFEEVKPMVFAGIFPVNTEDFEELRDCMEKLQLNDASLTFELETSQALGFGFRCGFLGMLHMEIIQERLEREFNQTVITTVPNVSFIAYTTRNEVIQVNNPSEMPDPSRIERIEEPFIRAQIITKPDYIGNIMTLCLGKRGLLINQSYLTPSRVELIFELPLTEIVFDFYDKLKSQTRGYASFDYTPIGMRDSDIAKMDILLNGDKVDALSALIHRGRAQDFGRKLCEKLRELLPRQQFMIAIQAAIGAKILARETISAMRKDVTAKCYGGDISRKRKLLEKQKEGKKRMRQIGNVEVPQEAFLAVLKLDD
- the rocD gene encoding ornithine--oxo-acid transaminase → MLQSFKISEKTRHYLDLEEQYGAHNYHPLPVVLDRGEGVFLYDVDGKRYYDFLSGYSAVNQGHCHPILVQALIDQAQKLTLTSRAFHNDVLGEYAAFITNYFGYDKVLPMNTGVEAVETALKLTRRWGYVVKGIPVNKAKIIVCANNFHGRTLNVISFSTDPGSRTDFGPFMPGYEVIPYNNLPALEKALQDKNVAGFLLEPIQGEAGVVVPDEGYLSKARQYCEDAQVLFIADEIQTGLARTGKMLACDHENVHPDILILGKALSGGLLPVAAVLANDEIMLTIKPGEHGSTYGGNPLACKVAIAALTVLKTENMAENAAAMGELLRTELAALASPHIGTIRGKGLLNAIVINHPNPEAAWDLCLTLKENGLLAKPTHGDKIRFAPPLLITAAQVMESVEIIGKSLEIL